Genomic window (Streptomyces clavuligerus):
CCACCGGTTGAGGCCCAGCAGGGCGAGGGCCAGCGGGAGCTGGAAGAACCAGAGACTCCGCCAGCCGTACGAGGGCTCAAGGAGCGCGGACAGCCCGCTGACCGCCAGATAGCCGCCGACGGTCGTCAGCCCCGCGGTTAACACCATCAGCCCGCTGCGTCCGGGGAACACCTCGGACATCAGCGCGTACACGATCGGCAGCATGCCGCCTGCCGACATCCCCATCAGCAAGCACATCAGGACGTTCGCCTCGAAGCTGGGCATCGCGCCGCACACCGTGGTCGCCACGAACAGCAGCGCCGCGAGCAGGACGGACGAGCGGCGGCCGATACGGTCCGCGAGGTGGCCCCAGAGCAGCGAGCCGAGCACCGTGCCGGTCAGCCCGCCCATCGGCAGCGCGGCGACCTCCGCGGCCGTGAGACCGTACTCGGCGCGGGCGCCGGGCAGGACGAAGGCCAGTGTGGCGGGCTTCATCTGATCGACCACCAAGGCGAACGACAGGACGGCGACAAGCCGTCTGCGCAGCCGGGTCCGCTGCTGTGCGGAGACGGGCGGGTCCGGTATGGGGGACCCGGCCGCCCCGGGGGCTCCTGTGGGCGGGTGGCCGAGGCGCCGGGGCAGGAGCCCCACGCCGGACAGGACGAGCCCGAACACGATCGCCGCCATGGCGAGCCACATGGAGGCACCCATCGTCATATGGGCCATGTGATAGTGCATTTCGGCGGCGTCGACGAACATCCGGATGTGCTCGGCCACCCCCGCCGAACAGACCACGATCCCGGACCAGAAGAGGAGCGGACGCGGGATCAGTCCTCGATCCCTGAGACGGTTCATCGGAGTCTCTTCCCTTCGGCTGACGTGCGGGACAAGGCAGGGCAGGGTTGAATTTCGAACGATGAGGGTGTGAGGGAAGAAGCGCAGGGCGGAACGCGGGCCCGATTCCCGGAGGACATCTCAGCAGCCTTCGGTTCCCCCGGTCTTCTTCTCGATTGCGCACTCCGGGTGGTCGGCGACGGTATCCGTCGGGGTTCTGGGCAGCGGTTTCACCCCCTTCGGCGGGCACGGCGGAGCGCCGAGGAGCACCCGGGAGGGCCGGCGCTGCCGCTCCATGGCCGCAGGGAGGGCGCACGGGAACAGAGGGGCCGGCGAGGTGGAACCGGAGCGACGGGGTGGACGCGGGCCCGGGAGCGGGGCGGGTGCGGGGCGGGTGCGGGCCCGGCAATCTGGAAGACGAAGTGTCCGGGAAGTGCGGTTACTTTGGGAAGGACCGCGGATTCCCCGCTGCTTCGGAACAAGGGGGTACGTCCATGAGTCTCTCCGTTCTCAGCGCTGTGTCCGGAATTCCCGCCACGACTATTGAACGATATCTGCGCGAAGACCCCACTGAGGTGGGGAAGAATGATTACGGGACGGCCCAACTGGGCCGTCTGGCACTGATGCGGGCGCTCGTCGACATCGGTGGCCACTCCCTTTCCGAAGTGGCGGAAATCATGGGCGCGGTCGGCGCGGTCGAACCGCCGACCGTGTCGCGGCCGGACAGCGGAGGCTCTGGGGCAGGCGCTCCGCTCGCTGTCGGCGAACTCCTCACGGACGCGCTGCGCCTTGCCCTCGGAAGGCTTGCCTCAGGAGCGAGGACGGCGAGTACCGCCCGGTAGCGCACACGGGGAGATGCCCGGCCCGACGGCAGCGTCCGATGATGGTCCCCGCTGACACATGCCAGAGGCGTATACCGACGAGAGGGCCGATCATGCCGACCGTTCCCGGCACGCCGCGCCGACTGCCGTCGGCTCCGCCCCCGGCCCGGGTGGCTTCGGGGTCCGGCCCGGCGCCCTGCGGGGGACACCGGGCGGCCGGCCGTACGCGGGGCCGGTGCCCGGGCGCAGCGCCGCCGTGATGGGCTGAGCACCATGGAAGTGGACGCCCGTTCAGCGGTCCTGTGTACATTCTGAATTCGACGGCATTTCATGTGCTCCGCGTGTGAAAGAAAAATCGACGAAGGGTGGTGGAGCTTCATGGGAGCAGATCTGCGTGCGCTGCGGCGCCGTATTCTCACCCCAAATGTTTCGCAAGTGAGTCTCGATGAACGTGGTTTCCACAAGAAGGACCCTGCGGCGCAGGAGCTTCTGGAGAACATCGGTCGCAACTTTCTCGCGGGATACGGTCACGCCGCGGAGTCGCGCTCGCTCGCGGAGCTCGAACACCGCCTGGACATGGTCCCGGTGCGCTTCCGGGGTTTCGCCCACGAAGGCGCGGCGATGGGGTGCACCGTCGTCGACGCGCTGCCGGGCAGCCGCGGCAGACGACTGGCGGGTTTCCTGGCGGGGGACGGGCGGCACCACGTCTACATGGCGTACGTCGGCATCGGCTGGGCCATGGCCAGGCTGCCGCGGTTCCGCTGGCCCGGTCTCTCGGCGACCTCCCCGCTCCTGCGGTGGCTCGTCCTCGACGGCTACGGCTTCCACCAGGCGTACTTCCACACCACCAAGTACGTCTACGGACACCACCAGGACGCCCCCCGGCGCTTTCCCTTCGAACCCGCCTCCTATGTCCAGCGCGCCATGGACCAGGGCATCGGCCGCGCGCTGTGGTTCATCGGCGGCACCGACCCCCAGTCTGTCATGAACCTGATCGAACGATTCCCCACGGCCCGCCACGCCGATCTGTGCGCGGGCGTCGGACTCGCCGCCACATACGCGGGCGGCGCGGACGAGGAGGAACTGCGGTTGCTGCTGCGGCTCGCCGGGGAGCACGCGCGCCAGGTCGGCCAGGGATCGGCGTTCGCCGCCGAGGCGCGTGAGAAGGCGGGGCTCACCGGTCCCGAAACCGGGCTCGCCACCCGGGTGCTGTGCGGCCTGGAACCCGCCGAGGCGGCCCGGCTCTGCCGCGAATTGCAGCCCGGCCGGCCGGACGACGCCGATGGCCATGCCTATGAGGAGTGGCGCCAGAGAATCGCCGAGAAAATTTCTGTCCGAGGAGAGGTGTAGAGAACCATGGCCGCACGGAAATTGTTACGCAGGCAAGCTCCTGGAATCGTCGCTCTCACGCTCATGGCGAGCACCTTCTATGCCGTACGCCTTCCGACGCCTTCCGAGGCCGATGTGGCACGTATGGCGAGTGGATACTCCTTCCGCCCCATGTCGGTCTCCATGCCCTCCGGATTCGATCAGCAGACGATCCGCAAGGTGAACAGGGACTACAAGGACATCGCGGCATGGATCTCGTCCGTCGGCGCGGGTGTCGCGATGAACGATGTCGACGGCGACGGACTCTCCAACGACCTGTGCGTTACCGACCCCCGTATCGACCAGGTCGTGGTGACCCCCACCCCGGGCAAGGCCGCCGACCGGTACCGCGCCTTCGCGCTGGACCCCGCGCCGCTGCCGATGAGCAGCACCATGGCGCCGATGGGCTGCGCCGCCGGGGACTTCAACGAGGACGGCGTCAGCGACCTGATCGTCTACTACTGGGGCCGCACCCCGGTGCTCTTCCACGGCAAGCCGACGAAGCCGGGCCGGGCCGCGAAGGGCGGTGCGCCCGCGCGCGCCGTGTCCGGCGCCCCCGGGAAGGACGTACTGACCGCTGACTCCTTCGAGCCCGCTGAGCTGGTGCGGGACGTGGGCCGGGCGACCTACACCGGACCGCAGTGGAACACCAACGCCATCACCATCGCGGACTTCGACGGGGACGGCCACGAGGACATCCTCATCGGCAACTACTTCCCCGACAGCCCCGTCCTCGATCCGACGCTGGACGGCGGCGTGGAGATGAACGACTCGCTCTCGCACGCCCAGAACGGCGGTGAGGACTTTGTCTACCGCTGGACCCCCGACGGCTTCGAGCGGGCCGACGGCGCGCTGCCCAAGGAGGTCAGGAAGGGCTGGACGCTCGGCGCCGCCGCCACCGACCTGGACGGCGACCACCTGCCCGAGCTGTATCTCGCCCATGACTTCGGCACCTCCCGGCTGCTGCACAACCGGTCCAGCCCCGGGAAGATCCGCTTCTCGCCCGTCGACGGACCGCGCGACCCGCTGGTCCCCCGCTCCAAGCAGCTCGGCCGCAGCTCCTTCAAGGGGATGGGCGTCGACTTCGGGGATCTGGACGGCGACGGCCTCCACGACATGTTCGTCAGCAACATCACCACCTCCTTCGGTATTCAGGAGTCCAACTTCACCTTTATCAACAAGGCGGCGAACAAAGAGGCCCTGAGCAGTGACTTCAAGGTCGGCAGGGCCCCCTTCGAGGACCGCAGCGTCCCGCTGGGCACGGCCTGGTCCGGCTGGGGCTGGGATGTGAAGACCGGAGACTTCGACAACAGCGGTGAGCTGGAAATCGTTCAGACCACCGGCTTCGTCAAGGGCAAGACCAACCGCTGGCCCCAGCTCCAGGAGCTGGCCACCACCAACGACGGACTGACCCACGACCCCGACTGGTGGCCCCATGTGAAG
Coding sequences:
- a CDS encoding MFS transporter, producing the protein MNRLRDRGLIPRPLLFWSGIVVCSAGVAEHIRMFVDAAEMHYHMAHMTMGASMWLAMAAIVFGLVLSGVGLLPRRLGHPPTGAPGAAGSPIPDPPVSAQQRTRLRRRLVAVLSFALVVDQMKPATLAFVLPGARAEYGLTAAEVAALPMGGLTGTVLGSLLWGHLADRIGRRSSVLLAALLFVATTVCGAMPSFEANVLMCLLMGMSAGGMLPIVYALMSEVFPGRSGLMVLTAGLTTVGGYLAVSGLSALLEPSYGWRSLWFFQLPLALALLGLNRWIPESPSFLESRGRSAEARRMALQFGLTRAPAEPRTPGGARALLGPGYLGQTLVISGFALSWGLVYWGFVTFLPTVLKDSGLRTPASEILFASALLSVPGTAVAAWLYSRWSTRKTMTLYGAITAGSLIALIAVPLDNPRVAVPVLIGLLTGASGVVSVLGPYTAQVYPTAFRGLGSGLSAACSKSGGIVGPPLVGWMLAAMPLGRVAAVIAVPMALASGAIARYGKETGSTAADTGRTPQAPDRARVG
- a CDS encoding MerR family transcriptional regulator — translated: MSLSVLSAVSGIPATTIERYLREDPTEVGKNDYGTAQLGRLALMRALVDIGGHSLSEVAEIMGAVGAVEPPTVSRPDSGGSGAGAPLAVGELLTDALRLALGRLASGARTASTAR
- a CDS encoding DUF1702 family protein produces the protein MGADLRALRRRILTPNVSQVSLDERGFHKKDPAAQELLENIGRNFLAGYGHAAESRSLAELEHRLDMVPVRFRGFAHEGAAMGCTVVDALPGSRGRRLAGFLAGDGRHHVYMAYVGIGWAMARLPRFRWPGLSATSPLLRWLVLDGYGFHQAYFHTTKYVYGHHQDAPRRFPFEPASYVQRAMDQGIGRALWFIGGTDPQSVMNLIERFPTARHADLCAGVGLAATYAGGADEEELRLLLRLAGEHARQVGQGSAFAAEAREKAGLTGPETGLATRVLCGLEPAEAARLCRELQPGRPDDADGHAYEEWRQRIAEKISVRGEV
- a CDS encoding CRTAC1 family protein, with translation MAARKLLRRQAPGIVALTLMASTFYAVRLPTPSEADVARMASGYSFRPMSVSMPSGFDQQTIRKVNRDYKDIAAWISSVGAGVAMNDVDGDGLSNDLCVTDPRIDQVVVTPTPGKAADRYRAFALDPAPLPMSSTMAPMGCAAGDFNEDGVSDLIVYYWGRTPVLFHGKPTKPGRAAKGGAPARAVSGAPGKDVLTADSFEPAELVRDVGRATYTGPQWNTNAITIADFDGDGHEDILIGNYFPDSPVLDPTLDGGVEMNDSLSHAQNGGEDFVYRWTPDGFERADGALPKEVRKGWTLGAAATDLDGDHLPELYLAHDFGTSRLLHNRSSPGKIRFSPVDGPRDPLVPRSKQLGRSSFKGMGVDFGDLDGDGLHDMFVSNITTSFGIQESNFTFINKAANKEALSSDFKVGRAPFEDRSVPLGTAWSGWGWDVKTGDFDNSGELEIVQTTGFVKGKTNRWPQLQELATTNDGLTHDPDWWPHVKEGDDIGGDQTLRFFAKGGEGRYLNVAKKLGMAIPIPTRGVATGDADGDGRLDLAVARQWGEPVFYSNRSQDPGAHLGLTLTHPSGSPVVDTQVTVVHPDGSRHVGRVDGGGGHSGKRSHEVHIGLGDGVEGPLKVQLRWRDRTGQVRDQELKLAPGRHSIELGTTAKEK